The genome window ATGTTTCCATTAACTACGAAATAATCGATAGTTGGAGCTAAAGTGTTCATTAATAAAATAGCTAACATTACTCCTTCTGGATATGCAGGGTTGAAAACTCTAATAGTGATACTAAAGAATCCAATTAATAAACCATAAATGATTTTTCCTTTATCAGTTTGAGCTGCAGATACAGGATCTGTTGCCATAAACACAATACCAAAAGCAAAACCTCCAACTACTAAATGATTTACCCAATCAAAGTTCATTAAAGCAGTTAAACCTACAGCATTGAACATTAATGCCGTTGCAGCAGCACCAACTACTCCAGAAACCATAATTTTCCAACTACCAACTCCTGTTGCAATTAACACAAATGCACCGATTAAAATAGCTAACACAGAAGTTTCACCTACTGAACCTGGAATAAATCCTAAGAACATTTCCATAGTTGAGTACGCTACTTCTTTACCTTGTGCTAATGAACCTAAAATTGTTTCTCCTGAAACTCCATCAATAGTTGAAGCATCACTAACCCAAATTTTATCTCCCGACATAAATGTAGGATAAGCAAAGAATGCAAATGCACGTGCTAATAAGGCTGGGTTGAAAACGTTCATTCCTGTTCCTCCAAAAGCTTCTTTACCAATAACAACTGCAAAAGCAACTGAAATAGCTAACATCCACAATGGGAAATCAACTGGCATAACCATTGGAATTAATAAACCAGATACTAAGTATCCTTCGTTTACTTCGTGACCTCTAAAAATTGCAAAAGCAAACTCAATACCTAATCCTACTGCATAAGAAACAATAATCATTGGTAACACTTTCCACAATCCGTGTAAGAAGATATCCATAAATGGAGGTAAAACACCATCATTCAATTGAATAAAATGTTGGTAACCTGCATTATAAATCCCGAATAATAAAGCTGGAACTAAAGCTAAAACCACAGTAATCATGGTTCTCTTTAAATCTACAGCATCTCTAATATGTGCTCCATGCTTTGTAGTATGATTAGGCAC of Flavobacterium channae contains these proteins:
- a CDS encoding NADH:ubiquinone reductase (Na(+)-transporting) subunit B gives rise to the protein MKFLRDKIDQIKKPFEKGQKFEKFAPAINALDTFLYVPNHTTKHGAHIRDAVDLKRTMITVVLALVPALLFGIYNAGYQHFIQLNDGVLPPFMDIFLHGLWKVLPMIIVSYAVGLGIEFAFAIFRGHEVNEGYLVSGLLIPMVMPVDFPLWMLAISVAFAVVIGKEAFGGTGMNVFNPALLARAFAFFAYPTFMSGDKIWVSDASTIDGVSGETILGSLAQGKEVAYSTMEMFLGFIPGSVGETSVLAILIGAFVLIATGVGSWKIMVSGVVGAAATALMFNAVGLTALMNFDWVNHLVVGGFAFGIVFMATDPVSAAQTDKGKIIYGLLIGFFSITIRVFNPAYPEGVMLAILLMNTLAPTIDYFVVNGNITKRKKRLAKAKQLKSA